GCATTGCGATGTTAAAGGTAACAATGACATGTTGGTGTTAAGCCAACGTCAAATCATTAAAGACATTCATACCAAGTACATGCTGTCTGGCGCAGACATCATTGAAACCAATACATTTAACGCCACCACTATTGCTATGGCCGATTACGACATGCAATCGTTATCTGCCGAAATTAATCTTGAAGGTGCTCGCGTTGCCCGCGAAGCTGCTGATGAAGTGGCAGCACAAACGGGTAGCCCACGTTATGTTGCCGGTGTTTTAGGCCCAACCAACCGAACCTGCTCAATCAGCCCTGATGTAAATGATCCAAGTTTTCGTAATGTTAGCTTTGATGAGTTAGTTGATGCGTATGTTGAGTCTACTAATGCGTTAATTGAAGGCGGCGCAGATATCATCATGGTCGAAACCATCTTTGATACCCTTAACGCTAAAGCCGCTTTATTTGCTATCGAAAAAGTCTTTGATGACTTGGGCGATCGCCTACCCGTGATGATTTCTGGCACCATTACCGATGCATCAGGCCGAACCCTTACCGGACAAACTACCGAAGGTTTTTACAACTCACTACGTCACATTAAACCGCTGTCGATTGGCCTTAACTGTGCGTTAGGTCCAAAAGAGCTGCGTCCATACGTTGAAGAATTATCACGTATCTCAGAATGTTTTGTTTCTGCTCACCCTAACGCAGGCTTACCAAACGAATTTGGTGGCTATGATGAAACTCCTGAAGAAATGGCTGAAGTCATTAGCGAGTGGGCGCGCGAAGGCATGCTTAATATCGTTGGTGGCTGTTGTGGTAGTACACCAGATCATATCAATACCATTCGCGAATCAGTGATTAATCACCAACCTCGTCAAATACCTGATATTCCAGTGGCTTGTCGCCTTTCAGGATTAGAGCCATTAACCATTGATGGCGACTCGTTGTTTGTTAACGTCGGCGAACGCGCCAACGTGACAGGTTCTGCCAAGTTCCTTAGATTAATCAAAGAAGAGAAATTTGAAGAAGCGCTAGATGTGGTGCGCGAGCAAGTTGAAAACGGCGCCCAAATCATCGACGTCAACATGGATGAAGGCATGCTAGATGGCGCAGAGTCGATGAAAAAGTTTTTGAACTTAATCGCCTCAGAGCCTGATATCTCACGTGTGCCTATCATGATTGACTCATCAAAATGGGACGTGATTGAAGCAGGTCTTAAGTGCGTTCAAGGTAAGTCCATCGTTAACTCAATTTCGATGAAAGAAGGTGAAGAAGCCTTTATTAAGCAAGCGACTTTAGTTAAACGCTATGGCGCTGCAGCCATTGTGATGGCATTTGATGAAGACGGCCAAGCCGACACTCGAGCCCGTAAAACCGAGATTTGTACTCGCGCATACCGTGTGCTTGTTGATGTGGTGGGCTTTCCGCCAGAAGACATTATTTTCGACCCCAATATTTTTGCCATTGCTACAGGTATTGATGAGCATGATAACTATGCCGTCGACTTTATTGAATCGATTAAAGACATCAAATCAACGCTACCCTATGCAATGATTTCAGGTGGTGTGTCTAACGTATCGTTCTCGTTCCGAGGCAATAACCCTGTACGTGAAGCCATTCATGCGGTGTTTTTATATCATGCGATTCAAGCTGGTATGGACATGGGTATTGTTAACGCTGGGCAATTGGCGATTTATGACGATATCGACCCAGAGCTTAAAGAAAAAGTTGAGAACGTGGTTCAAAACTTACCTTGTCCAGTTGTAGATTCAACCAATACTGAGCAGCTGCTTGATGTTGCTGAGAAATTCCGCGGCGACGGCAAGCAAGCCGCTAAAAAAGAAGATTTAGCATGGCGCAGCTGGCCAGTAGAAGAACGTTTATCCCACGCGCTGGTAAAAGGTATTACAGAATTTATTGATGACGATACCGAAGAAGCAAGGCTGCAAGCCACTCGCCCATTAGATGTGATTGAAGGGCCATTAATGAATGGCATGAACGTGGTTGGCGACTTATTTGGCGCTGGTAAAATGTTTTTGCCACAAGTGGTTAAATCAGCCCGAGTCATGAAAAAAGCCGTGGCTTACCTTAATCCATACATTGAAGCCGAAAAAGTAGAAGGCCAGTCTAATGGCCGTATTTTGATGGTCACGGTAAAAGGCGATGTGCATGATATCGGCAAAAACA
This window of the Shewanella goraebulensis genome carries:
- the metH gene encoding methionine synthase is translated as MTKSTSYSQVLEQLTNTLNERIVILDGAMGTMIQDYKLEEADYRGERFKDWHCDVKGNNDMLVLSQRQIIKDIHTKYMLSGADIIETNTFNATTIAMADYDMQSLSAEINLEGARVAREAADEVAAQTGSPRYVAGVLGPTNRTCSISPDVNDPSFRNVSFDELVDAYVESTNALIEGGADIIMVETIFDTLNAKAALFAIEKVFDDLGDRLPVMISGTITDASGRTLTGQTTEGFYNSLRHIKPLSIGLNCALGPKELRPYVEELSRISECFVSAHPNAGLPNEFGGYDETPEEMAEVISEWAREGMLNIVGGCCGSTPDHINTIRESVINHQPRQIPDIPVACRLSGLEPLTIDGDSLFVNVGERANVTGSAKFLRLIKEEKFEEALDVVREQVENGAQIIDVNMDEGMLDGAESMKKFLNLIASEPDISRVPIMIDSSKWDVIEAGLKCVQGKSIVNSISMKEGEEAFIKQATLVKRYGAAAIVMAFDEDGQADTRARKTEICTRAYRVLVDVVGFPPEDIIFDPNIFAIATGIDEHDNYAVDFIESIKDIKSTLPYAMISGGVSNVSFSFRGNNPVREAIHAVFLYHAIQAGMDMGIVNAGQLAIYDDIDPELKEKVENVVQNLPCPVVDSTNTEQLLDVAEKFRGDGKQAAKKEDLAWRSWPVEERLSHALVKGITEFIDDDTEEARLQATRPLDVIEGPLMNGMNVVGDLFGAGKMFLPQVVKSARVMKKAVAYLNPYIEAEKVEGQSNGRILMVTVKGDVHDIGKNIVGVVLACNGYEVVDLGVMVAVDKILEAVKEHDIDIIGMSGLITPSLDEMVHNVKTFHREGLTIPAIIGGATCSKIHTAVKIAPHYPHGAIYIADASRAVPMVSKLINNDTRQATIDAAYEEYDIMREKRLSQTKRKTIVPIEAARENRCQHDWQNHTPFKPNVLGRQVFDDYPLEDLVDRIDWTPFFRSWELHGRFPDILDDKVVGEEARKLYADGKAMLKTIISEKWLTAKAVMGLFPANTVNHDDIEIYTDESRNSVEMTTHHLRMQLERVGNDNFCLSDFVAPKDSGVADYMGGFAVTAGHGIDEHVERFEANHDDYNAIMLKCLADRLAEAFAERMHERVRKEFWGYAADEVLDNEALIREKYKGIRPAPGYPACPDHTEKGLLWDLLKPDETIGLNITESYAMFPTAAVSGWYFAHPKSRYFGVTNVGKDQVEDYAARKGMSLEETERWLAPVLDYDPE